The DNA segment AATCTCACACAATTTGACCCCTCAATCTCATTTAATTTGACCACTCAATCTCAAGTTATTTGACCGGTTTTCCTCTCTCCATAATTTACCTTTCAATTTTCCTGTATTAACGATTCTTTTCAGGGGGGGTGAATGTCACGAAGGAGAGTTAGAATGCGAATGATACGTCAGATTTTGTATTACCGACTGGACAAGGGAATAGGTGCAGAGAAGACAGCTCGTGCACTGAGTGTGTCCAAAGGAACCGTAATAAACACAATGAAACGGTTCCAGCAAAGTGGCTTGCCGTGGCCACTACCAGAAGTATAGGGCTATTTTTTG comes from the Chitinispirillum alkaliphilum genome and includes:
- a CDS encoding Mobile element protein, giving the protein MRMIRQILYYRLDKGIGAEKTARALSVSKGTVINTMKRFQQSGLPWPLPEV